In Janibacter alkaliphilus, the following proteins share a genomic window:
- the pafA gene encoding Pup--protein ligase — protein sequence MQRRIFGIETEFGITATSDGRRRLTPDEVARHLFRKVVSWGRSSNVFLENGARLYLDVGSHPEYATAECDDLRTLVAHDRAGELILADLVTDAQQRLAEEGTAGDIYVLKNNVDSAGNSYGCHENFLVARTGDFTRLSEALLPFLITRQLIAGTGKIVPGAKGARYSVSQRADHIWEGVSSATTRSRPIINTRDEPHADAEHYRRMHVIVGDSTMTETTTLLKVGSAHLVLRMLEDGVAMPDLSLENPIRAIRDSSTDVTGRAPVRLADGRTSCALDIQREYLQRVSEHVERVGTDDTGRQVLDLWERTLTAIAEDDLAAVGTEIDWVVKHRLLDAYASKHGLTLEDPRLAQLDLAYHDIDPDRGVHHLLQRAGRVARVVTDEEIATAVTTPPQTTRARLRGDFVRAARAHGRDFTVDWVHLKLNDQAQRTVLCKDPFVSVDERVQRLIDQMEADGAVPGR from the coding sequence GTGCAGCGGCGCATCTTCGGCATCGAGACCGAGTTCGGGATCACCGCCACCTCGGACGGGCGACGCCGGCTGACCCCGGACGAGGTGGCCCGTCACCTCTTCCGCAAGGTCGTCTCCTGGGGGCGGTCGAGCAACGTCTTCCTGGAGAACGGGGCGCGGCTCTACCTCGACGTCGGCAGCCACCCGGAGTACGCCACCGCCGAGTGCGACGACCTGCGCACCCTCGTCGCGCACGACCGGGCCGGCGAGCTCATCCTCGCCGACCTCGTCACCGACGCGCAGCAGCGCCTGGCCGAGGAGGGCACCGCCGGCGACATCTACGTGCTGAAGAACAACGTGGACTCGGCCGGCAACTCCTACGGCTGCCACGAGAACTTCCTCGTCGCCCGCACCGGGGACTTCACCCGGCTGTCCGAGGCGCTGCTGCCCTTCCTCATCACCCGCCAGCTCATCGCCGGCACCGGCAAGATCGTGCCGGGGGCGAAGGGGGCCCGCTACTCCGTCAGCCAGCGCGCCGACCACATCTGGGAGGGCGTCTCCTCGGCGACCACCCGCTCCCGCCCGATCATCAACACCCGGGACGAGCCGCACGCCGACGCCGAGCACTACCGGCGGATGCACGTCATCGTCGGCGACTCGACGATGACCGAGACGACCACGCTGCTCAAGGTGGGCTCGGCCCATCTCGTGCTGCGGATGCTCGAGGACGGCGTCGCCATGCCGGACCTCAGCCTGGAGAACCCGATCCGGGCGATCCGCGACTCCAGCACGGACGTCACCGGACGCGCCCCGGTGCGCCTGGCCGACGGGCGGACCAGCTGCGCCCTGGACATCCAGCGCGAGTACCTGCAGCGGGTGTCCGAGCACGTCGAACGGGTCGGCACCGACGACACCGGGCGCCAGGTGCTGGATCTGTGGGAGCGCACCCTGACGGCGATCGCCGAGGACGACCTGGCGGCGGTCGGCACCGAGATCGACTGGGTGGTCAAGCACCGGCTGCTGGACGCCTACGCGAGCAAGCACGGGCTCACCCTGGAGGACCCGCGCCTGGCCCAGCTCGACCTCGCCTACCACGACATCGACCCCGACCGCGGGGTGCACCACCTGCTGCAGCGCGCCGGGCGGGTGGCCCGGGTGGTCACCGACGAGGAGATCGCCACCGCGGTGACGACGCCGCCGCAGACGACCCGGGCGCGGCTGCGCGGTGACTTCGTGCGGGCGGCGCGGGCGCACGGGCGGGACTTCACCGTCGACTGGGTGCACCTGAAGCTCAACGACCAGGCGCAGCGCACGGTGCTGTGCAAGGACCCCTTCGTCTCGGTGGACGAGCGGGTGCAGCGGCTCATCGACCAGATGGAGGCCGACGGCGCCGTTCCTGGCCGGTGA
- the prcA gene encoding proteasome subunit alpha, whose product MQDRADFARKGIGRGRSVLVLGYDGGILFVADNPSSRALHKISEIYDRIGFAAVGKYNEFENLRVAGIRYADLRGYSYDRSDVTARGLANAYAQTLGTVFTEDQKPYEVEIVVAEVGSDADADQIYRIGYDGSVADEHGAIAIGGPYEQLNEALQGRWREGLSLAEALRLAIDVLAAPTEDQPARELPLSELEVAVLDRSRPRRVFRRLPPERLAGELGEQSASGGPQAPGEEQAPGEEQAPTGPDHDEEG is encoded by the coding sequence ATGCAGGACCGGGCCGACTTCGCCCGCAAGGGCATCGGTCGCGGCCGCTCGGTCCTCGTCCTCGGCTACGACGGCGGCATCCTCTTCGTCGCCGACAACCCCAGCAGCCGGGCGCTGCACAAGATCAGCGAGATCTACGACCGGATCGGCTTCGCCGCCGTCGGCAAGTACAACGAGTTCGAGAACCTGCGGGTCGCCGGCATCCGCTACGCCGACCTGCGCGGCTACTCCTACGACCGCAGCGACGTCACCGCCCGGGGCCTGGCCAACGCCTACGCCCAGACCCTGGGCACGGTCTTCACCGAGGACCAGAAGCCCTACGAGGTCGAGATCGTCGTCGCCGAGGTCGGCAGCGACGCCGACGCCGACCAGATCTACCGGATCGGCTACGACGGCTCGGTCGCCGACGAGCACGGTGCGATCGCCATCGGCGGCCCCTACGAGCAGCTCAACGAGGCCCTGCAGGGCCGCTGGCGCGAGGGGCTGAGCCTGGCCGAGGCGCTGCGGCTGGCGATCGACGTGCTGGCCGCACCCACCGAGGACCAGCCGGCCCGCGAGCTGCCGCTGAGCGAGCTCGAGGTGGCCGTGCTGGACCGCAGCCGGCCGCGTCGGGTCTTCCGTCGGCTGCCGCCGGAGCGGCTGGCCGGGGAGCTGGGCGAGCAGTCGGCATCGGGTGGGCCGCAGGCACCGGGCGAGGAGCAGGCGCCGGGCGAGGAGCAGGCGCCAACGGGTCCGGACCACGACGAGGAGGGGTAG
- the prcB gene encoding proteasome subunit beta, protein MTASPGQGRLPAAYLTAGSSSFTEFVGAQAPELLPGRRALPSTPMVEAPHGTTIVALRDGTGVLVAGDRRATMGHVIANRDMEKVFATDEFSLVGIAGTAGVAIEMVKLFQVELEHYEKIEGVLMSLEGKANRLSAMIRGNLGLAMQGLTVVPLFAGYDLARGTGRIFSYDLTGGMYEEREHHSIGSGSHFARGAVKKLWRPGLDPQESLRVAVEALYDAADDDSATGGPDVQRRLWPTVARVDAEGARFVPEAEVEQVVTDVVAARAGNPGGAR, encoded by the coding sequence GTGACCGCGAGCCCCGGGCAGGGGCGGCTGCCGGCCGCGTACCTCACCGCGGGGTCCTCCTCCTTCACCGAGTTCGTCGGTGCCCAGGCGCCCGAGCTGCTGCCCGGACGCCGGGCCCTGCCCAGCACCCCGATGGTCGAGGCCCCGCACGGCACGACGATCGTCGCGCTGCGGGACGGGACCGGGGTGCTCGTCGCCGGTGACCGGCGCGCCACCATGGGCCACGTCATCGCCAACCGGGACATGGAGAAGGTCTTCGCCACCGACGAGTTCTCGCTCGTCGGGATCGCCGGCACCGCCGGCGTGGCCATCGAGATGGTCAAGCTCTTCCAGGTCGAGCTGGAGCACTACGAGAAGATCGAGGGCGTGCTGATGTCCCTCGAGGGCAAGGCCAACCGGCTCTCGGCGATGATCCGCGGCAACCTCGGGCTGGCCATGCAGGGCCTGACCGTGGTCCCGCTCTTCGCCGGCTACGACCTGGCCCGCGGGACCGGCCGGATCTTCTCCTACGACCTCACCGGCGGCATGTACGAGGAGCGCGAGCACCACAGCATCGGCTCCGGGTCGCACTTCGCCCGCGGCGCCGTCAAGAAGCTGTGGCGGCCCGGTCTGGACCCGCAGGAGAGCCTGCGGGTGGCCGTCGAGGCCCTCTACGACGCCGCCGACGACGACTCCGCCACCGGCGGGCCGGACGTGCAGCGGCGGCTGTGGCCCACCGTCGCCCGGGTGGACGCCGAGGGCGCCCGGTTCGTGCCGGAGGCCGAGGTGGAGCAGGTGGTCACCGACGTCGTCGCCGCCCGCGCCGGCAACCCGGGAGGTGCCCGGTGA
- a CDS encoding ubiquitin-like protein Pup gives MPQEQVRPERRDGGDEGSGDESFGQVGASNQARDADVDSVLDEIDGVLESNAEEFVKGFVQKGGQ, from the coding sequence ATGCCCCAGGAACAGGTCCGCCCGGAGCGGCGCGACGGCGGCGACGAGGGCAGCGGCGACGAGAGCTTCGGCCAGGTCGGCGCGAGCAACCAGGCTCGCGACGCCGACGTCGACTCGGTCCTCGACGAGATCGACGGCGTCCTGGAGTCCAACGCCGAGGAGTTCGTCAAGGGGTTCGTCCAGAAGGGCGGCCAGTGA